DNA sequence from the Arthrobacter sp. V1I9 genome:
GAAAGCCTCCGCGCGGGAAACCAGGACGCTCAGGTTTGCACGGTTCCACTCGCTTTCGAGCGCCTGGCCTTTCAGCTCTCCGGCCAGCCCTACCCGGTTTTCCAGCCCGTTCGCCGCAACCGCGGCCTGCACCAGGCGCGCATACCCAGGGTCGGCGGTGTCCGATCCAACCAGCGCTGCCGTCCACTCGAGGTCCTTGATCTTCGCCAGGGCTTCAACGGTCAGCAACTGGTCCTTGTTGGGCAGGAGCGCGGCCACGGTGAGGATGTGCGGCGGGACGGAGCCGTCAGCAACGGGCGCGGGGTCGGTCCCGGGAAGTGCGACGCGCAATCCCCGTAAACCGTGGCGTCTTTCCAGGACACCGGCCGCCCAACTGCTGGTGCAGACTATTCCCGATGCCGATCGTAAGGCCCGTGCCTCCCACCCGTGATGCGCGGGCGCCGGCATGTGCACCAGCACCCAGGTCTCCCGCCGGGCTTTGGCGGCGAACTCCAATTCGTCGGGGGCTCCCATGGCGATAAGTCCGTCGACTACCGTCACGACGGACTTGATCGGGGCTTCAGGTGCCCAAGCGCCCAGCAAGCTGCCCAGCCGCCGTCGTTCTTTCGCAGTGGAGTCCGGCCAGGAACCCTCGACCGCCAGCACCTCCACCTCGACACCCAAGGTTTTCAGACCTTGGACCAGGCGGGCATTGTAAACATTGCCCCCGGAGTTGTGGCGGATGTTGGCTGGTACGAGGAGCCGGAGGGGGCGCATTGGGATCAGGCGGTGAGGTCCAGCGAGTAGGTGGCCCAGGCGTCGGGGTTCTCGCGCAAGGTGACGTCGATCCCGGCAAGCTGGCCGCCGTCGTCGTCCTTCTTCAGCTTTTCCCACACTGACCGGGCAATGTACTCCGCCAGCGCCTCGGTGGTGGTGAGCTTGCCTTCGAAATCCGGGTGCTCGTCCAGGTTGCGGTAATTGAGGCCAGCCAGCACCTCCTCGATGATGGTTCCCGCGGCGCCGATGTCCAGCACTATGGCGTCATTGTTGAGCGTCCGACGGCGAAAGGTCACCTCAGCGACAAACGTTGCCCCGTGCAGGGCCTGGGCGGGGCCGAAGGCCTCCCGCGGGAGGCTGTGGGCGATCATAAAGTGGCGGCGGACGGTCAGGCTGAACATGGCTACCTCTGGTCTTCGCGGGTTGGGTCCTGGAGATTTCGGTCTTGGGGGTATTCGATGACGTGGCATAACGCATCCAGGGAGCCGTTAGCCAGTCCCTGGACCGTTTCGGGCAGCTCCGAGAACGGTGACGCTCCGGTGATGAAGGCATCGAACACCGGATCCGTCAGGAGTGAGACTGCCAGGTCCAGGCGGTCGGCGTTGGTCCTGCGGTGGCGCCGGGCCCGTGCTACTACCCCTACCTGGCTTGCCCTGATGGACAGCCGGCGCGCGTGGAAGTCCTCTCCCAGTGGGAGCGTAACCTCCCTGTTGGCATACCAGGACATCTCAATGACGTCGCCCTCATCGCCCGCCAACTGGAGGCTGCGCTCAAGCCCCTCCTGGGACGCGGAGCAGTGAAACACAACGTCGCAGTCCTCAAGGGCGTCATCCGGGTGGGCAAATTCGACTCCCAGCGTGGCTGCCAACTGTCGCCGGCCGGGATCCAGGTCTACGAGCTGGAGCCGCTGCAGGGGAAAGGTCCTCAACAGGGTGGCGACCATGCCGCCCACCAGGCCGGCACCCACCACCGCCACCCGGTCCCCCAGCCTCGGCCCGGCCTCCCACAGGGCATTGATAGCTGTTTCCACAGTTCCGGTCAGCACCGCACGGCGGGAGGGAACGCCGTCGGGGATTTTGGTGAGGGCATCAAGGGGAACAACGTACCGGTCCTGGTGCGGGTTCAGGCAGAACACCCGCTGGCCTATCCACCCGGCCGGCCCAGCTTCGACAACCCCGACGGACAGGTAGCCGAACTTCACGGGCCCCGGAAACTGGCCTTCCTGATGCGGAGCGGCCATTTCCTTGGCCACGCGGGGCGGGACCGAGCCATGGTGGACCACCATCTCGGTGCCCTTGCTGATGCCGGAGTAAAGGGCGCGGACAAGCGCTTGGCCGGGGCCTGGCGCGGGCAGCTCCTCCGGCCGGAGCTCACCGTGCTCCTTGGCTGTAGTCCAATAGGCGGTCGCGTGGATCGGCGGACGTGAAGTAGTCATCTTGCTGATGAATCTAGCGGGCTGCGTGCGCTGGGGAAAGTTTCGACGGCGCTTATGCCCGGGTTGCGTGACCCAGCGACAGCAGTCTCAACCGCTTCCTCCGCCTGCACCGCGGCCACATTCGTTCCCACAAAACCGACATCGCCGGGGGCCTGAGAGCTGGCCCGTTTTGGGAATGGACGCCATACTCCGGTACCCTAGTCAGGTTGGTGACGTGTCCGAGCGGCCGAAGGTGCAACACTCGAAATGTTGTTTGGTGTAAAAGCCAACGTGGGTTCAAATCCCACCGTCACCGCCAGTGAGAAAGGCCCTGCTTTCCTTTGTAACAAAGGGAAGCAGGGCCTTTCGCTTTACCTTGAGGGCACGAGCGGTAACGCAGCGGCCACAGATTGCCGGTGCTCTCCGCCGGCATCAGCGAGGAGCAAATCGTAGTTTGCAATCGACTTGCTCGAAGCGGTCTTGAGATTCACCGCCAGCGACGGCAATCGATGGCTGGGAAAACTCACGCCCATCGAATATGAAACAATAAACCGGACCGCGCTCACAGCGGCCTAAGACCCCGAGTCAACAAAAGCCGGGGCAGTCCCAATGAGATCAGGCGCGCATCTGGTTGACGCAGCTGCCAACGGCTACACGTTGAGTGCACCGGGCTCAGAAACGGTCAGCAGCGGAACAGAGTCGATTGAGGCTTGCGCGATAGTTTCCCCATGGAATTATCACCGCCCACTCACAGGAGATGGCAGTGCACCAGACTGCCGCATGTGCAGCTAGATGGCGTCCGTAGGATTGGCGCCATGAATAATGAGCGAC
Encoded proteins:
- a CDS encoding 6-carboxytetrahydropterin synthase; translation: MFSLTVRRHFMIAHSLPREAFGPAQALHGATFVAEVTFRRRTLNNDAIVLDIGAAGTIIEEVLAGLNYRNLDEHPDFEGKLTTTEALAEYIARSVWEKLKKDDDGGQLAGIDVTLRENPDAWATYSLDLTA
- a CDS encoding zinc-binding alcohol dehydrogenase is translated as MTTSRPPIHATAYWTTAKEHGELRPEELPAPGPGQALVRALYSGISKGTEMVVHHGSVPPRVAKEMAAPHQEGQFPGPVKFGYLSVGVVEAGPAGWIGQRVFCLNPHQDRYVVPLDALTKIPDGVPSRRAVLTGTVETAINALWEAGPRLGDRVAVVGAGLVGGMVATLLRTFPLQRLQLVDLDPGRRQLAATLGVEFAHPDDALEDCDVVFHCSASQEGLERSLQLAGDEGDVIEMSWYANREVTLPLGEDFHARRLSIRASQVGVVARARRHRRTNADRLDLAVSLLTDPVFDAFITGASPFSELPETVQGLANGSLDALCHVIEYPQDRNLQDPTREDQR
- a CDS encoding glycosyltransferase family 4 protein; translation: MRPLRLLVPANIRHNSGGNVYNARLVQGLKTLGVEVEVLAVEGSWPDSTAKERRRLGSLLGAWAPEAPIKSVVTVVDGLIAMGAPDELEFAAKARRETWVLVHMPAPAHHGWEARALRSASGIVCTSSWAAGVLERRHGLRGLRVALPGTDPAPVADGSVPPHILTVAALLPNKDQLLTVEALAKIKDLEWTAALVGSDTADPGYARLVQAAVAANGLENRVGLAGELKGQALESEWNRANLSVLVSRAEAFGMVVTESLAHGLPAVVRAGTGAVEALTFAAPGEGGSIRFPGAAVQFPGTDDPGNPAVLAQVLRRWLLDSETRETWRATALDTKDRLPGWDKTAANVLDILGG